One window of the Geoalkalibacter sp. genome contains the following:
- a CDS encoding CdaR family protein, giving the protein MLKSLTENWILKLVSLVFALVLWFFVIGERQVEVGFSVPIEYLNRPEGMIIANEVPNLVDIRLTGPRTLLMNLSAGDIRFSVDLTDLKPGLTSFKRLEERLNIPSGLKVTRISPSFVDVRLDRIGEKSVPVRVVFSGELAEGHQLSDFKVSPDRVLIEGAEGEIKDIAEVPTQPVEIGGVRESFTLMVPLRFEGRYSRLKTEQTVEVQVKILPPPPPPEPPAAEERRATENAEESQQ; this is encoded by the coding sequence ATGCTCAAGTCTTTGACGGAAAACTGGATTCTCAAGCTGGTCTCCCTGGTGTTTGCCCTGGTCCTGTGGTTTTTCGTGATCGGCGAGCGCCAGGTCGAGGTCGGCTTTTCCGTGCCCATCGAGTATCTCAATCGCCCCGAGGGGATGATCATCGCTAACGAGGTGCCCAATCTGGTGGATATCCGCCTGACAGGACCGCGTACCCTGCTCATGAATTTGAGCGCCGGGGATATCCGCTTTTCCGTGGATCTGACCGACCTCAAGCCGGGACTGACCTCCTTCAAGCGCCTGGAAGAGCGTTTGAACATTCCCAGCGGCCTTAAGGTCACGCGTATCTCGCCCTCCTTCGTCGATGTGCGCCTCGATCGCATCGGCGAGAAAAGCGTGCCGGTGCGCGTCGTGTTTTCCGGGGAGTTGGCCGAGGGCCATCAGCTCAGTGATTTCAAGGTTTCGCCGGATCGTGTGCTTATCGAGGGCGCCGAGGGCGAAATCAAGGATATCGCGGAGGTCCCGACCCAGCCGGTCGAGATCGGCGGGGTGCGCGAAAGTTTCACCCTCATGGTTCCCTTGCGCTTTGAGGGACGCTATTCGCGGCTCAAGACCGAGCAGACCGTCGAGGTTCAGGTGAAAATTCTTCCGCCGCCGCCACCGCCGGAACCGCCGGCGGCCGAGGAGCGGCGCGCAACAGAGAACGCTGAGGAGTCCCAGCAATGA
- the glmM gene encoding phosphoglucosamine mutase, giving the protein MTKKLFGTDGVRGVANIPPMTTETAMQLGRAAAYIFRDGNRRHRIVIGKDTRLSGYMIENALSAGICSMGVDVLLVGPLPTPGIAFITASMRADAGVVISASHNPYQDNGIKFFSADGFKLPDELELKMEDLIFSGKIDSLRPVASEVGKAFRIDDAVGRYIVFLKNSFPRDLDLKGLKIVLDCANGAAYKVAPAVLRELGAEVIPLGVDPNGTNINAGCGSLHPEVIAEAVKEHRAHLGIALDGDADRVIFTDEFGNEVDGDHIMAICATTMLKEKRLAHDTLVATVMSNLGLDIAVRKAGGQVVKTAVGDRYVVEEMRKGGYNLGGEQSGHLIFLDHNTTGDGMVSALQVLAIMQRSGKPLSELAQVMVSLPQVLVNVRVAERREIEEIADIRRVIDHAHEKLGDTGRVLIRYSGTEPLLRIMLEGQDKYQITELAHQIAEEIDRHLGERKKVKG; this is encoded by the coding sequence ATGACCAAAAAGCTTTTCGGCACCGACGGGGTGCGTGGGGTGGCCAATATCCCCCCCATGACGACGGAAACCGCCATGCAGCTCGGCCGGGCCGCGGCCTATATTTTTCGCGACGGCAATCGGCGTCACCGCATCGTCATCGGCAAGGACACCCGCCTGTCGGGCTACATGATCGAGAACGCGCTCTCCGCGGGCATCTGCTCCATGGGCGTCGATGTGCTGCTGGTCGGTCCCCTGCCGACGCCCGGCATCGCCTTCATCACCGCCTCCATGCGCGCCGACGCCGGAGTGGTGATCTCGGCATCCCACAATCCCTACCAGGACAACGGCATCAAGTTTTTTTCCGCCGACGGGTTCAAATTGCCCGATGAGCTGGAACTCAAGATGGAGGATCTGATCTTCAGCGGCAAGATCGATTCCCTGCGACCCGTGGCCTCGGAGGTCGGCAAGGCTTTTCGCATCGATGACGCCGTGGGCCGCTACATCGTGTTTCTCAAGAACAGTTTTCCGCGCGATCTGGACCTCAAGGGGCTCAAGATCGTCCTCGACTGCGCCAACGGCGCCGCCTACAAGGTGGCGCCGGCGGTGCTGCGCGAACTGGGCGCCGAGGTCATTCCCCTGGGCGTCGATCCCAACGGCACCAATATCAACGCGGGGTGCGGCTCCCTGCATCCCGAGGTCATCGCCGAGGCGGTCAAGGAACACCGCGCCCATTTGGGGATCGCCCTGGACGGCGATGCCGACCGGGTCATCTTCACCGACGAATTCGGCAACGAGGTGGACGGCGATCACATCATGGCCATCTGCGCCACCACGATGCTCAAGGAAAAACGGCTGGCTCACGACACGCTGGTCGCCACGGTGATGAGCAATTTGGGGCTGGATATCGCCGTGCGAAAGGCCGGCGGACAGGTGGTCAAGACCGCCGTGGGCGATCGCTACGTGGTGGAGGAGATGCGCAAGGGCGGCTACAACCTGGGCGGCGAGCAGTCCGGGCACCTGATCTTTCTCGATCACAACACCACCGGCGACGGCATGGTTTCGGCGCTGCAGGTGTTGGCCATCATGCAGCGCAGCGGCAAGCCGCTCTCCGAACTGGCCCAGGTCATGGTGTCCCTGCCCCAGGTTCTGGTGAATGTGCGGGTGGCCGAGCGTCGGGAGATCGAGGAGATCGCCGACATCCGCCGGGTCATCGATCATGCTCACGAAAAGCTTGGTGACACGGGACGGGTGCTGATCCGCTATTCGGGTACCGAACCGCTGCTGCGCATCATGCTCGAAGGGCAGGACAAGTACCAGATTACCGAGCTGGCCCATCAGATCGCCGAGGAAATCGACCGCCATCTGGGCGAGAGAAAGAAGGTGAAGGGATGA
- the folP gene encoding dihydropteroate synthase — MRYLAGRSCRLELDRPRIMGILNVTPDSFSDGGRFLDPEAALERARLMVAEGADLIDVGGESTRPGAPGVGADEELARVLPVIARLARAIQVPISIDTTKAAVARAAVAAGAEFINDVSGLSFDAEMARAAAESGAGLFLMHTRGRPEHMQENTHYQDLIAEVGASLQKSMDLAHAAGVRPDRIALDPGIGFGKSLAGNLEILRRLREFHSLGRPLLLGTSRKSFIGTLLEQPDPRARLYGTLATVALGVAAGVAIFRVHDVGPAREAALTAFAVHPYSSPQ; from the coding sequence TTGCGCTATCTGGCCGGGCGTTCCTGCCGCCTTGAACTGGACCGTCCCCGCATCATGGGGATTCTCAACGTCACTCCCGACTCCTTCTCCGACGGCGGACGCTTTCTTGATCCCGAGGCGGCGCTTGAACGGGCGCGTCTCATGGTTGCCGAGGGTGCCGATCTGATCGATGTCGGCGGGGAAAGCACGCGCCCCGGCGCGCCCGGCGTCGGCGCCGACGAGGAACTGGCGCGCGTGTTGCCGGTCATCGCGCGGTTGGCGCGCGCGATCCAAGTGCCTATTTCCATTGATACGACCAAGGCCGCGGTGGCACGCGCCGCAGTGGCGGCGGGCGCCGAATTCATCAACGATGTCAGCGGACTGTCTTTTGATGCGGAAATGGCGCGAGCGGCCGCGGAGAGCGGCGCCGGGCTCTTTCTCATGCACACCCGCGGGCGTCCCGAACACATGCAGGAAAACACCCACTATCAGGATTTGATCGCCGAGGTCGGCGCTTCTCTGCAAAAGAGCATGGATCTGGCCCACGCGGCGGGTGTTCGTCCCGATCGAATCGCTCTGGATCCCGGCATCGGTTTCGGCAAAAGCCTGGCCGGAAATCTTGAAATCCTGCGGCGGTTGCGGGAATTTCACTCCCTGGGGCGGCCGTTGCTGTTGGGCACCTCGCGCAAAAGTTTCATCGGCACCCTTCTTGAGCAGCCTGATCCGCGGGCGCGCCTCTACGGCACCTTGGCGACCGTGGCACTGGGTGTGGCGGCCGGTGTGGCGATTTTTCGGGTGCATGACGTGGGCCCGGCGCGCGAGGCGGCCTTGACCGCCTTCGCCGTGCATCCCTATTCCTCCCCTCAATGA
- the cdaA gene encoding diadenylate cyclase CdaA, giving the protein MDGFFEVLKNIRWLDLLDIGLVAFIIYRIILLIKGTRAVQMLLGLAVILIVYVASQVGGLYTLHWLLDNFLSSIILVIIVIFQNDIRRALMHVGRNPFFAGLSYREETEVIDELVKACMIMANRRIGALIVIERETGLKDFLEVGTEIDARVSSDLLVSIFLPYSPIHDGAVVVQQGRLKQAGCFLPLTQNPDVSKALGTRHRAAIGLTELVDAVAIVVSEETGKISIVVGGRLTRDLDSTSLKRVLKRLLETRTAGRKK; this is encoded by the coding sequence ATGGATGGATTCTTCGAGGTACTGAAAAACATCCGCTGGCTCGATCTTCTGGATATCGGGCTGGTCGCCTTTATCATCTATCGCATCATTCTGCTCATCAAGGGTACCCGCGCCGTCCAGATGCTGCTGGGCCTGGCGGTGATTCTCATCGTCTACGTGGCCTCCCAGGTGGGCGGGCTCTATACCCTGCACTGGCTGCTCGACAATTTCCTCTCCTCCATCATTCTCGTCATCATCGTCATCTTTCAGAATGATATCCGCCGCGCCCTGATGCACGTCGGCCGCAACCCTTTTTTCGCGGGCCTGTCCTATCGCGAGGAAACCGAGGTGATCGATGAGTTGGTCAAGGCCTGCATGATCATGGCCAACCGGCGTATCGGCGCGCTGATCGTCATCGAGCGCGAAACCGGCCTCAAGGATTTTCTGGAAGTCGGCACCGAGATCGACGCGCGGGTCTCCAGCGATTTGCTGGTGAGCATTTTTCTGCCCTATTCACCGATTCACGACGGGGCCGTGGTCGTTCAGCAGGGACGGCTCAAGCAGGCGGGCTGCTTTCTTCCCCTGACCCAGAATCCGGATGTCAGCAAGGCCCTGGGCACCAGGCATCGCGCCGCCATCGGCCTCACTGAACTGGTCGACGCGGTGGCCATCGTCGTCTCCGAGGAAACCGGAAAAATCTCCATCGTGGTCGGTGGCCGTCTGACGCGTGATCTGGATTCGACCTCGCTCAAGCGGGTTCTCAAGCGTCTGCTGGAAACCCGCACCGCCGGCAGGAAGAAGTAG
- a CDS encoding CBS domain-containing protein codes for MLTAKDIMTRDVISVTPDTGVEELARLFVEKNISAMPVVTEGGKLFGIVTETDLVAQDRPLHIPTVIAIFDWVIYLQSQKDFKAEVEKITAQKVAEICTTEVVSCTPETSVPDIALLMTENKAHLIPVVQEDKVVGVVARLDIIRAMGR; via the coding sequence ATGCTCACAGCCAAGGATATCATGACCCGCGACGTCATTTCCGTGACTCCCGACACGGGAGTCGAGGAACTGGCGCGGCTCTTCGTGGAAAAGAACATCAGCGCCATGCCCGTGGTGACCGAAGGCGGAAAGCTCTTCGGCATCGTCACCGAGACGGATCTGGTGGCGCAGGATCGCCCCCTGCACATTCCCACGGTGATCGCCATCTTCGATTGGGTGATCTATCTGCAAAGCCAGAAGGATTTCAAGGCGGAGGTCGAGAAGATCACCGCTCAGAAGGTGGCGGAAATCTGCACCACCGAAGTGGTGAGCTGCACGCCGGAAACCTCGGTGCCGGACATCGCCCTGCTCATGACGGAGAACAAGGCGCATCTGATTCCCGTGGTGCAGGAGGACAAGGTGGTGGGTGTGGTGGCGCGCCTCGACATCATTCGAGCCATGGGTCGATGA
- the tsaE gene encoding tRNA (adenosine(37)-N6)-threonylcarbamoyltransferase complex ATPase subunit type 1 TsaE: MKPVDLHIISASPEQTRAFGRLLGSLLREPLLIWLAGDLGAGKTCLTQGLAQGLGVAADEPVTSPSYTLMNQYRGRLPLYHFDLYRLNRPEDLEDLDFSSYLDADGITVVEWADRFGEQQGAGLKIRLTTLDENCRRIELQPGDASQADLAERLLALWRRENAS, translated from the coding sequence ATGAAGCCCGTTGATTTACACATCATCTCCGCTTCCCCCGAACAGACCCGTGCGTTCGGTCGATTGCTGGGGTCGCTGCTGCGTGAGCCCCTGCTCATCTGGTTGGCCGGCGATCTTGGCGCGGGCAAGACCTGTCTGACCCAGGGACTTGCCCAGGGCCTCGGGGTCGCGGCCGATGAACCGGTGACCAGCCCCAGCTATACGCTGATGAATCAGTATCGCGGGCGTCTGCCGCTTTACCATTTCGATCTCTATCGACTCAATCGCCCCGAGGATCTTGAGGATCTCGATTTTTCCTCCTACCTGGACGCCGACGGCATCACCGTGGTCGAGTGGGCCGATCGTTTCGGCGAGCAGCAGGGCGCGGGGTTGAAAATCCGCTTGACGACCCTTGATGAGAATTGCCGGCGCATCGAGTTGCAGCCCGGCGACGCCTCCCAGGCGGATCTGGCGGAGCGCCTTCTCGCGCTCTGGCGCAGGGAGAACGCATCATGA
- the acpS gene encoding holo-ACP synthase: MAVVGLGTDLAQVSRFRRLLAGDKAVVLERIFTEQERAYALAKKDPAPHLAARFAAKEAFLKALGLGLRGGITWQDMDVVRDELGKPSLRLTGKAHELCRERAVAAIHLSYSHDGDYAQAVVLLEAS, translated from the coding sequence GTGGCGGTGGTCGGCCTCGGAACCGACTTGGCGCAGGTCAGCCGTTTTCGCCGCCTGCTTGCCGGGGATAAGGCGGTGGTGCTGGAGCGGATTTTTACCGAGCAGGAGCGCGCCTACGCCCTTGCCAAGAAAGATCCCGCGCCCCATCTGGCGGCACGCTTTGCCGCCAAGGAGGCCTTTCTCAAGGCATTGGGGCTGGGCTTGCGCGGCGGCATCACCTGGCAGGACATGGACGTGGTGCGCGATGAACTGGGCAAACCGTCCCTGCGCCTGACGGGCAAGGCCCATGAGCTTTGCCGTGAGCGGGCCGTCGCGGCGATTCATCTCTCCTACAGCCACGATGGTGATTATGCCCAGGCCGTGGTGCTTCTGGAGGCGTCATGA
- the lpdA gene encoding dihydrolipoyl dehydrogenase, whose translation MNEYDIAVVGAGPGGYVAALRAAQRGACVCLIEAGQVGGTCLNRGCIPTKALYSTALLLRRIHGAAAHGIQVDPPRFDFAKAVARKDEVVQKLVGGIEQLLRAQGVDVYRGQASLAGEGRLRIRRPEVTAHLRAKNIILATGSRSVRPQAFPVDGKNVLTSREILAIKELPASLLVIGGGYIGCEFASIFAAFGTRVTVVEQLPTLLARTDRHAVREVEKAFKEAGVSVRAATAVESLKVTDGLVRVGLSDGEELEVEKVLVAVGRVPNSAGLGLEQAGVRSDDKGAILVDEGMRTSQPGIFAIGDVTNIIQLAHVASYQAGIAVTNAMGGDAKADYRVVPSAIFTLPEIGQVGLTEEDAKEQGIAVKIGRFAYQASGKALCDGETQGLVKILAAADDDRILGASCVGEEASTLVAEAAAAMQAGMTAQALGRTIHAHPTLPEMLMEAAEDVHGLAVHKAGRRRDR comes from the coding sequence ATGAACGAATATGATATCGCCGTCGTCGGCGCCGGGCCCGGGGGCTACGTCGCCGCCTTGCGCGCGGCTCAGCGGGGCGCGTGTGTGTGCCTCATCGAGGCCGGGCAGGTGGGCGGCACCTGTCTCAACCGCGGTTGCATCCCCACCAAGGCGCTTTACAGCACGGCGCTGCTGCTGCGCCGGATTCATGGGGCGGCAGCCCACGGCATCCAGGTCGATCCGCCGCGCTTTGATTTCGCCAAGGCCGTGGCGCGCAAGGACGAGGTGGTGCAGAAACTGGTGGGCGGCATCGAGCAACTGCTCAGGGCGCAGGGCGTCGATGTCTATCGCGGACAGGCGTCCCTGGCGGGCGAGGGTCGTCTGCGCATCCGTCGGCCCGAGGTGACGGCGCACCTGCGCGCCAAAAACATCATCCTCGCCACCGGTAGCCGTTCGGTGCGGCCCCAAGCCTTTCCCGTAGACGGGAAAAATGTTTTGACCAGTCGCGAAATCCTTGCTATTAAAGAGCTTCCCGCGAGCCTGCTGGTCATCGGCGGGGGGTATATCGGCTGTGAATTCGCCAGTATTTTTGCCGCTTTCGGCACTCGCGTGACGGTCGTTGAGCAATTGCCGACACTCCTTGCCCGCACGGATCGCCACGCCGTGCGCGAGGTGGAAAAAGCCTTCAAGGAAGCCGGCGTCAGTGTGCGCGCCGCCACGGCGGTCGAGAGTCTGAAGGTGACTGATGGCTTGGTGCGCGTCGGGCTCTCCGACGGCGAAGAACTTGAGGTGGAAAAAGTTCTGGTCGCCGTGGGGCGTGTTCCCAACAGCGCCGGGCTGGGTCTGGAACAGGCGGGGGTGCGCAGCGACGACAAGGGGGCGATTCTCGTCGATGAAGGCATGCGTACCTCGCAGCCGGGAATCTTCGCCATCGGCGATGTGACCAACATCATCCAACTGGCTCACGTGGCCTCCTATCAGGCCGGCATCGCAGTGACCAATGCCATGGGCGGTGACGCCAAAGCCGATTACCGCGTGGTGCCCAGCGCCATTTTCACGCTGCCCGAGATCGGTCAGGTCGGTCTCACCGAGGAGGATGCCAAGGAACAAGGCATCGCCGTGAAAATTGGTCGCTTCGCCTATCAGGCCTCGGGCAAGGCGCTGTGCGACGGCGAGACGCAGGGCCTGGTGAAGATTCTGGCGGCGGCCGACGATGACCGCATTCTCGGCGCCTCTTGCGTCGGTGAAGAAGCCTCGACCCTTGTGGCGGAGGCCGCGGCGGCCATGCAGGCGGGGATGACGGCCCAGGCCCTGGGACGAACCATTCACGCCCATCCCACCCTGCCTGAAATGCTCATGGAAGCCGCGGAAGATGTACATGGCCTGGCGGTGCACAAAGCCGGGCGCAGGCGCGACCGCTGA
- a CDS encoding NAD(P)H-hydrate dehydratase: MKVLSAGQMRELDRRTIDDIGLPGAVLMENAGRGATRLLIERYGDLFPGPALVLAGKGNNGGDGFVMARCLLEQGWQVRTLVLTERGAVGGDARLHLEVLLRLDASVIFAPDAATLNTALDACRDQRLIVDALFGTGLSAEVGGHYAQAVAWLNTQGLPVVAVDIPSGIDADNGRVLGCAARADLTLTFARAKIGHLVFPGAAYVGRLETVDIGIAPALIREVRPSCYWVDAEEARALLPPRPVEGHKGTFGHLLVIAGSPGKSGAAAMTADGAVRAGAGLVTLGCPAGIHDILEIKVTEPMTLALPEVDGALSLQALEPILAVARDKQALALGPGLGQAEETQALVRRLVRDCSLPLVIDADGLNALAGHLDVLAGAAPAARVLTPHPGEMARLAGVSIAAVQHDRVAFAREFAERFGVVLVLKGARTLTAAPDGRVYINSSGNPGMASGGMGDVLTGLIGGFLAQGMEAAAAAALAVFLHGHAADRLARRLGTSGLAATDLLRELPAARHELLSRSQPCSQPRIS; the protein is encoded by the coding sequence ATGAAGGTGCTGAGCGCGGGGCAGATGCGCGAACTCGACCGCCGGACCATCGATGACATCGGTCTGCCGGGCGCCGTGCTGATGGAGAATGCCGGACGCGGCGCGACGCGATTGCTCATCGAGCGTTACGGCGATTTGTTTCCGGGGCCGGCGTTGGTTCTGGCCGGCAAGGGCAACAACGGCGGAGACGGCTTCGTCATGGCGCGCTGTCTTCTGGAGCAGGGCTGGCAGGTACGCACCCTGGTGCTGACTGAACGCGGCGCCGTCGGTGGCGACGCGCGTCTTCATCTGGAGGTGTTGCTGCGCCTCGACGCATCCGTCATCTTTGCGCCCGACGCCGCGACCCTGAATACAGCCTTGGACGCATGCCGCGATCAGCGGCTGATCGTCGATGCCTTGTTCGGTACCGGGTTGTCCGCCGAGGTGGGTGGTCATTATGCCCAGGCCGTGGCTTGGCTCAACACCCAGGGGCTGCCCGTGGTCGCGGTGGATATCCCCTCGGGCATCGATGCCGACAACGGGCGGGTGCTCGGCTGCGCCGCGCGGGCGGATCTGACCCTGACCTTCGCGCGGGCCAAGATCGGCCATCTGGTTTTTCCCGGCGCCGCTTACGTCGGGCGCCTGGAAACCGTGGACATCGGCATTGCGCCGGCGCTCATCCGGGAGGTAAGGCCGTCCTGTTACTGGGTCGATGCCGAGGAGGCCCGCGCCCTGCTGCCCCCTCGGCCCGTCGAGGGACATAAGGGAACCTTCGGGCACTTGCTGGTCATCGCCGGTTCACCCGGAAAATCGGGGGCGGCGGCCATGACGGCCGACGGCGCGGTGCGCGCCGGGGCGGGCCTGGTGACCCTCGGTTGTCCGGCCGGCATCCATGATATTCTGGAAATCAAGGTCACGGAGCCCATGACCCTCGCATTGCCCGAGGTCGACGGTGCGCTGAGCCTGCAGGCTCTGGAGCCGATCCTGGCCGTGGCGCGGGACAAACAGGCGCTGGCTTTGGGGCCCGGCCTCGGCCAGGCCGAGGAAACCCAGGCGCTGGTGCGCCGTTTGGTGCGTGATTGCTCTTTGCCCCTGGTCATCGATGCCGATGGACTCAACGCCTTGGCCGGGCATCTCGATGTTCTCGCCGGGGCGGCGCCCGCGGCGCGGGTGCTCACGCCTCATCCCGGCGAAATGGCGCGCTTGGCCGGGGTGAGCATCGCCGCCGTTCAGCACGACCGGGTGGCCTTCGCCCGCGAGTTCGCGGAACGCTTCGGCGTGGTGCTGGTGCTCAAAGGGGCCCGCACCCTGACCGCGGCTCCCGACGGGCGCGTCTACATCAATTCCAGCGGCAATCCAGGCATGGCCTCGGGCGGCATGGGCGATGTTCTGACCGGCCTGATCGGCGGTTTTCTCGCCCAGGGAATGGAGGCTGCCGCCGCGGCGGCGCTGGCGGTGTTTCTCCATGGGCATGCCGCCGACCGTCTGGCCCGGCGCCTGGGGACATCGGGTCTGGCCGCAACCGACCTGCTGCGGGAATTGCCCGCCGCGCGTCACGAACTGCTTTCAAGGAGTCAGCCATGCTCACAGCCAAGGATATCATGA
- a CDS encoding pyridoxine 5'-phosphate synthase: MPRLGVNVDHVATVRQARGTTEPDPVIAAALAELAGAKGITVHLREDRRHIQERDVDVLRRTVQTRLNLEMAATEEMLAIALRVRPDCVTLVPEKRQELTTEGGLDVLGQTALLTAVVGRLRDAGIFVSLFVDPDLAQIGAARKTGTDAIEIHTGLYCEAKSPQKQAGELVKIEQAVRIGQQLELAVHAGHGLNYHNVRPVVALGGIEEFNIGHSIVSRAVLVGMERAVREMVTLIEGC, encoded by the coding sequence ATGCCGCGACTGGGAGTCAATGTCGATCATGTGGCAACCGTGCGTCAGGCGCGCGGAACGACGGAGCCCGACCCCGTAATCGCCGCCGCTCTGGCGGAACTGGCCGGCGCCAAGGGGATCACCGTGCATTTGCGCGAGGATCGCCGCCATATCCAGGAACGTGACGTGGATGTGTTGCGCCGCACGGTGCAGACCCGCCTCAATCTGGAAATGGCCGCCACCGAGGAGATGCTCGCGATTGCCCTGCGCGTGCGCCCCGATTGCGTGACCCTGGTTCCGGAAAAACGCCAGGAACTGACCACGGAGGGCGGTCTGGACGTGCTCGGGCAAACCGCCTTGCTCACCGCCGTGGTTGGACGCCTGCGCGATGCGGGGATCTTCGTCAGCCTGTTTGTCGACCCGGATCTGGCGCAGATTGGCGCCGCGCGGAAAACCGGCACCGACGCCATCGAAATTCACACGGGTCTTTATTGTGAAGCCAAATCCCCCCAGAAGCAGGCCGGCGAATTGGTCAAGATCGAGCAGGCGGTTCGTATCGGGCAGCAGCTTGAGTTGGCGGTGCATGCCGGCCACGGCCTCAACTATCATAATGTCCGCCCCGTCGTCGCCCTGGGCGGCATCGAGGAATTCAACATCGGTCACAGCATCGTGTCGCGCGCCGTGCTGGTCGGCATGGAGCGGGCGGTGCGGGAAATGGTGACCCTCATCGAGGGCTGCTGA